The following coding sequences are from one Psychrobacter sp. AH5 window:
- a CDS encoding MarC family protein, whose amino-acid sequence MNTEIIKIILAFMVLINPFSALTLFLDLTRGYSMINRRKVARIACLTIFITISFFTVAGETLLKALGISIGSFQLAGGILVFLIALNMMNGEGNPVKPDQENFDVDHVQDSPPTTAAAVVPLAIPMMIGPGGISTVIIYSSQVSGILQISAIIIAGLLISIFCYLALMAAGRISRLLGDTGLNIMSRIMGMLLAAVSIEIIVNGLRTLFPDLI is encoded by the coding sequence GTGAACACTGAAATTATCAAAATTATCTTAGCTTTTATGGTGTTGATCAATCCCTTTAGCGCTTTGACGTTATTTTTGGATTTGACTCGCGGCTATTCGATGATTAACCGCCGTAAAGTGGCGCGTATTGCTTGCTTGACTATTTTTATCACCATCAGCTTTTTTACCGTAGCAGGTGAGACGTTACTTAAGGCTTTGGGTATCTCTATCGGCTCGTTTCAGCTGGCAGGTGGCATCTTAGTCTTTTTAATCGCGCTAAATATGATGAACGGCGAGGGTAACCCGGTCAAACCCGATCAAGAGAACTTCGATGTCGATCATGTCCAAGACTCACCGCCCACCACAGCGGCGGCGGTAGTGCCGTTAGCTATTCCCATGATGATTGGTCCGGGTGGTATCTCAACGGTGATTATTTACTCCTCTCAAGTCTCTGGTATTTTGCAAATATCCGCTATCATTATCGCCGGTTTATTGATTAGTATCTTTTGTTATTTAGCCTTGATGGCCGCAGGGCGTATCAGTCGTCTGTTAGGTGATACTGGACTCAATATCATGAGCCGAATTATGGGCATGTTATTGGCCGCGGTCTCTATCGAGATTATCGTTAATGGCTTACGCACCTTGTTTCCTGACCTTATCTAA